One Campylobacter sp. RM16192 genomic region harbors:
- the clpP gene encoding ATP-dependent Clp endopeptidase proteolytic subunit ClpP, which produces MSYYVPYVIERTSKGERSYDIYSRLLKDRIVMLSGEIEDGIASSIVAQMLFLEAEDPDKDIYLYINSPGGVITSGFSIYDTMNYIKPDVCTICIGQAASMGAFLLSCGTHGKRYALPNSRIMIHQPLGGARGQATDIEIQAKEILRMKEILNSILAKNTGQKLSKIAKDTDRDFFMSSFEAREYGLIDKVLEKSFK; this is translated from the coding sequence ATGAGCTATTACGTCCCATACGTAATCGAGCGAACAAGCAAAGGCGAGCGAAGCTATGATATCTACTCTCGCCTATTAAAAGATCGCATCGTAATGCTAAGCGGGGAGATAGAAGACGGTATAGCCTCTTCTATCGTGGCTCAAATGCTGTTTTTAGAAGCTGAAGATCCAGATAAAGATATCTACTTATACATAAATAGTCCTGGTGGAGTTATCACGAGTGGCTTTAGTATATATGATACGATGAATTACATCAAGCCAGATGTGTGCACGATCTGCATAGGTCAAGCAGCATCAATGGGGGCATTTTTGCTAAGTTGCGGAACACATGGCAAGAGATATGCGCTTCCAAATTCTCGCATCATGATACACCAACCGCTTGGCGGCGCTAGAGGACAAGCGACTGATATAGAGATACAAGCAAAAGAAATTTTGCGTATGAAAGAGATTTTAAACTCTATTTTGGCTAAAAATACAGGCCAAAAACTAAGTAAAATCGCCAAAGATACTGATCGTGATTTTTTCATGAGTTCGTTTGAAGCCAGAGAGTATGGACTTATAGATAAGGTTTTGGAGAAGAGCTTTAAATAA
- a CDS encoding NifS family cysteine desulfurase, which translates to MRVYLDNNATTMVDPEAFELMKPFYCEKYGNPNSLHRFGSETHPALRRAMDQLYTALNARDKDDIIVTSCATESNNWVIKGLFFDHMLNKEKDHIIISAVEHPATGAACEFLKQFGIRVSHIPVDENGLLNPEDLRNLIDDKTALVSVMWANNETGTIFPIKELAAIAHENGALFHTDATQTVGKIKIDVQDVNVDFMSFSAHKFHGPKGIGGLYIKNSQPLTSLLHGGEHMGGRRSGTLDVAGIVGMAQALENSNKLIEFENLHVRRLRDKLEDALLEIPEISVVGDRAHRLPNTILAAVKGVEGEAMLWDLNQAGIAASTGSACASETLESNPIMEAIGADKELAHTALRLSLSRFTTEEEIDYAIVHIKKAVERLRAISSTFAYTPQGHVSGL; encoded by the coding sequence TTGAGAGTTTATTTAGATAATAACGCAACTACGATGGTTGATCCTGAAGCTTTTGAGCTGATGAAACCGTTTTATTGCGAAAAATACGGCAATCCAAACTCCCTTCATAGATTTGGAAGCGAGACGCATCCAGCTCTTCGCCGTGCCATGGATCAGCTCTACACTGCATTAAATGCTCGCGATAAAGACGATATTATAGTGACAAGTTGCGCGACTGAGAGCAACAACTGGGTCATAAAAGGTCTGTTTTTTGATCATATGTTAAATAAAGAAAAAGATCATATCATCATCAGTGCAGTCGAGCACCCTGCAACAGGCGCTGCATGCGAATTTTTAAAGCAATTTGGCATAAGGGTAAGCCATATCCCGGTAGATGAAAACGGGCTTTTAAATCCGGAAGATTTAAGAAATTTGATAGATGATAAGACTGCTCTTGTTAGCGTAATGTGGGCAAATAACGAAACCGGAACAATATTTCCTATAAAAGAGCTTGCCGCTATCGCGCACGAAAACGGAGCGCTATTTCACACCGATGCCACTCAAACGGTAGGTAAGATAAAGATAGACGTTCAAGATGTAAATGTTGATTTTATGAGCTTTTCGGCGCATAAATTTCACGGCCCAAAGGGCATCGGAGGGCTTTACATCAAAAATTCTCAACCGCTTACAAGCCTGCTTCACGGAGGCGAGCACATGGGCGGCAGACGAAGCGGAACGCTTGATGTAGCAGGCATCGTCGGTATGGCGCAAGCGCTGGAAAACAGTAATAAGCTAATAGAATTTGAAAACCTACACGTTAGAAGACTAAGAGATAAGCTTGAAGACGCACTACTTGAGATACCTGAAATTTCAGTTGTTGGAGATAGGGCTCACCGCCTTCCAAACACGATATTAGCAGCAGTTAAAGGTGTAGAAGGCGAAGCTATGCTTTGGGATCTAAACCAAGCAGGAATTGCAGCTTCAACAGGCTCGGCATGTGCAAGCGAAACGCTTGAGAGCAACCCTATCATGGAAGCTATCGGAGCCGATAAGGAGCTAGCACACACCGCTTTGCGCTTATCGCTTTCTAGGTTCACCACAGAAGAAGAGATCGACTACGCGATAGTGCATATCAAAAAAGCGGTTGAGAGACTAAGAGCTATTTCAAGCACATTTGCTTATACGCCGCAAGGTCACGTAAGCGGGCTTTAA
- a CDS encoding DUF1523 family protein, with the protein MSFQEILQKSTKKLLITIALIVHIALAVVVNYSFPHYETALITGGEVKRVDKDGLINGENPADGPTRDVYFIYTQEINGTKVMTYRNEDTGFGFPFYFKFNSADLQAMAQSFAISQKKVQIKYYGWRITILDKFRNAVSVKELKNGETGSNPIMSYIFYALIFISFLFFVILIRKIFDKRIKL; encoded by the coding sequence ATGTCTTTTCAAGAAATCTTACAAAAATCTACTAAAAAACTTCTAATAACTATCGCTTTAATAGTCCATATAGCATTGGCGGTAGTAGTAAATTACTCGTTTCCTCATTATGAAACGGCTTTAATAACCGGAGGAGAGGTAAAAAGAGTAGATAAAGACGGTCTAATAAACGGAGAAAATCCTGCCGACGGGCCAACTAGAGATGTCTATTTCATATACACCCAAGAGATAAATGGCACAAAAGTAATGACTTATAGAAACGAAGATACAGGATTTGGCTTTCCGTTTTATTTTAAATTTAATTCGGCTGATCTTCAAGCAATGGCGCAAAGTTTTGCGATAAGCCAAAAGAAAGTACAGATAAAATACTATGGATGGAGAATAACTATACTGGATAAATTTAGAAATGCGGTTTCAGTAAAAGAGCTTAAAAATGGCGAAACCGGATCAAATCCTATCATGAGCTATATATTCTACGCTCTAATCTTTATATCTTTTTTATTTTTCGTAATATTAATAAGAAAGATATTTGATAAACGTATTAAATTATAG
- the fliI gene encoding flagellar protein export ATPase FliI: MSLERLKSKLNSNLSLSNVFGVINKISSTTIEISGLRPSIGDIVQIVARDKSKRGLGMVTEIKQDGAFISPFGFVEGYKIGDLVYLSDQGMKIPVGDALLGRVVDPFMNPKDGKGAIYADKFVPIMKAPIDAMKRGLIDEVFSVGVKSIDGLLTCGKGQKLGIFAGSGVGKSTLMGMIVKNSEAPIKVVALIGERGREVPEFIQKNLHGDLSGTVLVVATSDDSPLMRKYGAFCAMSVAEYFKNQGKDVLFIMDSVTRFAMAQREIGLALGEPPTSKGYPPSVLTLLPQLMERAGKEEGKGSITAFFTVLVDGDDMSDPIADQSRSILDGHIVLSRELTDFGIYPPINILNSASRVMNDLITPEHKANIAKFKRFYSLIKENEVLLRIGAYQKGNDKELDTAISKREFIDKFLKQDEDAGFSFEQTKHMLSEIN, from the coding sequence GTGAGTTTAGAGCGCTTAAAATCTAAGCTTAACTCAAATTTATCCCTTTCAAACGTATTTGGAGTGATAAATAAAATTTCATCAACTACCATTGAAATTTCAGGACTTAGACCAAGCATAGGCGATATAGTGCAGATCGTGGCTCGCGATAAGAGCAAAAGAGGTCTTGGAATGGTAACTGAAATCAAGCAGGATGGAGCCTTTATATCGCCATTTGGCTTTGTCGAGGGCTATAAGATAGGAGATCTTGTATATCTTAGCGATCAAGGGATGAAAATTCCAGTCGGAGATGCTCTTCTTGGACGCGTTGTCGATCCGTTTATGAATCCAAAAGACGGCAAAGGCGCAATATATGCAGATAAATTTGTGCCTATCATGAAAGCTCCAATTGACGCGATGAAAAGGGGGCTAATAGATGAGGTATTTAGCGTAGGAGTCAAGAGCATAGATGGACTTTTAACTTGCGGTAAAGGCCAAAAACTTGGAATTTTCGCAGGAAGCGGGGTTGGTAAAAGCACCCTAATGGGAATGATAGTAAAAAACTCCGAAGCTCCTATTAAAGTAGTTGCCCTTATAGGTGAGCGTGGGCGCGAAGTTCCGGAATTTATCCAAAAGAACTTACACGGAGATCTAAGTGGAACCGTCTTAGTCGTAGCGACAAGCGATGATAGCCCTCTTATGCGAAAATACGGCGCATTTTGCGCTATGAGCGTAGCAGAATACTTCAAAAACCAAGGCAAAGATGTGCTGTTTATCATGGATAGCGTAACAAGATTTGCCATGGCTCAGCGCGAGATAGGACTAGCGCTTGGCGAGCCGCCTACGTCTAAAGGCTATCCACCTTCTGTGCTTACGTTGCTTCCTCAGCTTATGGAGCGGGCGGGCAAAGAGGAAGGAAAAGGCAGTATAACAGCGTTTTTTACGGTTTTGGTTGACGGCGATGATATGAGCGATCCGATAGCAGATCAAAGCCGCTCGATACTAGACGGTCACATCGTGCTAAGTAGGGAATTAACAGACTTTGGAATTTATCCTCCGATAAATATCCTAAACTCGGCTTCGCGCGTGATGAACGATCTAATCACGCCTGAGCACAAAGCAAATATAGCCAAATTTAAGCGCTTCTACTCTCTAATAAAAGAAAACGAGGTTCTTCTTCGCATAGGAGCCTATCAAAAAGGCAACGATAAAGAGCTTGATACAGCAATCTCAAAACGTGAATTTATAGATAAATTTTTAAAACAAGACGAGGATGCTGGCTTTAGTTTTGAGCAAACGAAACATATGCTTAGTGAGATAAACTAA
- a CDS encoding iron-sulfur cluster assembly scaffold protein, which produces MAKHDLIGGSIWDEYSQKVQDLMNSPRNMGQITEEEAKERAGKLIVADFGAESCGDAVRLYWLVDEKTDIIMDAKFKSFGCGTAIASSDTMAELCIGKTVDEAVKITNIDVEKAMRDDPYTPAVPPQKMHCSVMAYDVIKAAAASYKGVDPDHFEDEIIVCECARISLGTIRDVIRMNDLKTVEEITQYTKAGAFCKSCIKPGGHEKREYYLVDILAETRAQMEAEKLKAIADAKISGNDSDLAFEELTVVGQLKAVEAVIDAEIRPMLMMDGGNMEILDIKKNDKGIIDIYIRYLGACSGCASGAGGTLYAIEAVLQQNLSPNIRVLPI; this is translated from the coding sequence ATGGCAAAACACGATTTAATAGGCGGCTCGATTTGGGATGAGTACTCACAAAAAGTTCAAGACCTGATGAACAGCCCTCGCAATATGGGACAAATCACGGAAGAAGAGGCAAAAGAGCGTGCCGGTAAGCTGATAGTAGCTGATTTTGGCGCTGAGAGCTGCGGCGATGCGGTGAGATTATACTGGCTGGTAGACGAAAAGACCGACATCATCATGGATGCGAAATTTAAAAGCTTTGGCTGTGGCACGGCGATAGCAAGCTCGGACACTATGGCTGAGCTTTGTATAGGAAAAACAGTTGATGAGGCAGTTAAGATCACAAACATAGACGTAGAAAAAGCGATGAGAGATGACCCTTACACTCCTGCGGTTCCGCCTCAAAAGATGCACTGCTCGGTTATGGCTTACGACGTTATCAAGGCAGCTGCGGCAAGTTACAAAGGCGTGGATCCTGATCATTTTGAAGATGAGATCATCGTATGTGAGTGCGCCCGCATAAGCCTTGGCACGATTCGCGATGTAATCAGAATGAATGACTTAAAAACGGTCGAAGAGATAACTCAATATACCAAAGCGGGTGCATTTTGTAAATCTTGCATTAAGCCGGGCGGACATGAAAAAAGAGAGTATTATCTAGTCGATATCCTAGCGGAAACCAGAGCGCAGATGGAAGCTGAAAAGCTAAAAGCTATCGCGGATGCTAAAATTTCAGGCAATGATTCTGATCTAGCATTTGAAGAGCTTACGGTAGTTGGTCAGCTTAAAGCGGTTGAAGCGGTTATAGATGCCGAAATTCGCCCTATGCTTATGATGGATGGGGGCAATATGGAGATCCTTGACATCAAGAAAAACGACAAAGGCATCATCGATATCTACATCCGCTATCTTGGAGCATGCTCGGGATGCGCAAGCGGAGCAGGCGGAACGCTATATGCGATAGAAGCTGTTTTGCAGCAAAATTTGAGTCCAAATATTAGAGTCTTACCTATATAA
- a CDS encoding chemotaxis protein, whose translation MFKVKIVYKFLLIVFLFLGISILTYSGFKFANGDYTEFFMSLHKICGFSIPVIAVLHIIIKRRKLVKLANEFLDVVLKRKNPSYCNMDRLIMALEDHTISSVANTLNLDADELVGILRDGGVKLNNKDQTLRQITKLNDEKIFYALVLIIERKFAGKSLDLKSCNI comes from the coding sequence GTGTTTAAAGTTAAAATAGTTTATAAATTTTTACTTATTGTATTTTTGTTTTTAGGAATTTCTATTTTGACATATTCAGGATTTAAATTTGCAAATGGGGACTACACGGAATTTTTTATGAGTTTGCATAAAATTTGTGGTTTTAGTATCCCTGTAATCGCTGTTTTGCATATAATTATAAAAAGAAGAAAGCTAGTAAAGCTTGCAAATGAATTTTTAGATGTGGTTTTGAAACGAAAAAATCCATCTTATTGCAATATGGATAGGCTTATTATGGCTCTTGAAGACCACACTATAAGTAGCGTTGCAAATACTCTAAATTTAGATGCCGATGAGTTGGTTGGCATCTTAAGAGATGGCGGGGTAAAGCTAAATAACAAAGATCAAACCTTAAGACAAATTACCAAGCTAAATGATGAGAAGATTTTTTATGCTCTTGTTTTGATTATAGAGAGAAAATTTGCAGGAAAGAGCCTGGATTTAAAAAGTTGCAACATATAA
- a CDS encoding TOBE domain-containing protein — MSLSARNQLQAKITELKTGAVNSLVVASLKGGEIVKATVTVDSQNELDLKVGKEVVYIFKASSIIVAKGDNKLKLSATNQIKGKVAEVKLGAVNAEIDIEIAGGDKLSAIITNESAKNLALKAGDEVVAVIKASQIIIGA, encoded by the coding sequence ATGTCATTAAGTGCAAGAAATCAGCTTCAAGCTAAAATCACAGAGCTTAAAACAGGTGCAGTAAACTCATTAGTAGTTGCTAGTCTAAAAGGTGGAGAGATTGTAAAGGCTACTGTTACAGTAGATTCTCAAAACGAACTAGATCTTAAAGTAGGTAAAGAGGTAGTTTATATATTTAAAGCTTCTAGCATTATAGTTGCTAAGGGTGATAATAAATTAAAACTAAGTGCAACAAACCAAATCAAAGGTAAAGTTGCAGAGGTTAAACTAGGCGCAGTAAATGCAGAAATAGATATCGAGATAGCTGGTGGAGATAAGCTAAGCGCTATTATTACAAACGAATCTGCTAAGAATCTAGCTCTTAAAGCAGGTGATGAAGTAGTTGCTGTTATTAAAGCAAGCCAAATCATCATTGGTGCTTAA
- the tig gene encoding trigger factor produces MEIKTKVIDTANASVTAKITSDEVKSKLENLAKKAAKNMKIDGFRAGKVPVNVVLKRYEKELTQDAEQDALKDVFDVALKELKRSNDEVIGEPMFVKFERENGGIDAEIEISFKPVVNLDGYEELIPEFSTPRVMKKEIDDKKDELLKMVAPLEKVDKKELEKGDFAKFDFEGFVDGVAFDGGKAEGYVLEIGSGQFIPGFEDGMIGLKIGEEKDVQVTFPAEYGAPNLAGKAAVFKVKLHEIQGKNVPNEISEELLKQLMPSEENASVELLEERIKDQIRADKQFKLVNEELKPKFAEAIVEKYKFDIPKNIVEQEIDMQFRNAWASFSEDDMKKFREDKDALTNKREEYREDAIKSVKLTFVIDELARKRGVTVSDQELIQAIYFEAYRSGLDPKQHLENYKNQGILPAIKMSMIEEKLFNEMFDKKDETKEAKKPVKEKSEKSDKEPKKTTKKADK; encoded by the coding sequence ATGGAAATCAAAACCAAAGTTATAGATACTGCTAACGCTTCAGTAACGGCAAAAATTACAAGCGACGAGGTAAAATCAAAGCTTGAAAATCTTGCAAAAAAAGCAGCTAAAAATATGAAAATCGATGGCTTTAGAGCCGGAAAAGTACCTGTTAATGTTGTTTTAAAACGCTATGAAAAAGAGCTAACTCAAGATGCAGAGCAAGACGCTTTAAAAGATGTGTTTGATGTGGCTTTAAAAGAGCTAAAAAGATCTAACGATGAAGTTATCGGCGAGCCTATGTTCGTAAAATTCGAGAGAGAAAATGGCGGTATTGATGCCGAGATTGAAATTTCATTTAAGCCTGTTGTAAATTTAGACGGTTATGAAGAGCTTATACCTGAATTTTCAACTCCTCGCGTAATGAAAAAAGAGATTGATGATAAAAAAGATGAGCTTTTAAAGATGGTAGCTCCACTTGAAAAAGTTGATAAAAAAGAACTAGAAAAAGGTGACTTCGCTAAATTTGACTTTGAGGGCTTTGTGGATGGCGTTGCGTTTGACGGCGGTAAGGCTGAAGGCTATGTGCTTGAGATTGGTTCAGGCCAGTTTATACCTGGATTTGAAGATGGTATGATCGGTCTAAAAATTGGCGAAGAAAAAGATGTGCAAGTAACGTTCCCGGCTGAATATGGTGCGCCAAATTTAGCAGGTAAAGCGGCTGTATTTAAAGTAAAATTACACGAAATTCAAGGCAAAAATGTGCCAAATGAGATTAGTGAAGAGTTGCTAAAACAACTTATGCCAAGTGAAGAGAATGCAAGTGTTGAGTTACTTGAAGAGAGAATCAAAGATCAGATCAGAGCTGATAAACAATTTAAACTTGTAAATGAAGAGCTTAAACCAAAATTTGCTGAAGCTATAGTAGAGAAGTATAAATTTGATATACCTAAAAATATAGTTGAGCAAGAGATTGATATGCAGTTTAGAAATGCATGGGCAAGCTTTAGCGAAGATGATATGAAAAAATTTAGAGAGGATAAGGATGCTCTTACAAATAAACGTGAAGAGTATAGAGAAGATGCTATAAAGAGCGTTAAACTAACGTTTGTTATAGATGAACTTGCACGCAAAAGAGGCGTTACTGTAAGCGATCAGGAACTTATCCAAGCAATTTATTTTGAAGCGTATCGTTCAGGACTTGATCCAAAACAACACCTTGAAAACTATAAAAATCAAGGAATTTTACCAGCTATTAAGATGTCGATGATAGAAGAGAAGCTCTTTAACGAAATGTTTGATAAAAAAGATGAGACAAAAGAGGCTAAAAAACCTGTAAAAGAGAAGAGTGAAAAATCCGATAAAGAGCCTAAGAAAACTACAAAAAAGGCAGATAAATGA
- a CDS encoding molybdopterin biosynthesis protein MoeB, translating into MDKFQNFSLDGVFLFGKFSYENARKTAVKCEFFTTDSDEDELVDSYLKSCYNCLFRRWSKESFECLKLK; encoded by the coding sequence ATGGATAAATTTCAAAATTTTAGCTTAGACGGAGTTTTTTTATTTGGTAAATTTTCTTATGAAAATGCTAGGAAAACGGCAGTAAAGTGTGAGTTTTTTACAACTGATAGCGATGAGGATGAGCTTGTAGATAGTTATCTAAAGAGTTGCTATAACTGTCTTTTTAGAAGATGGAGTAAGGAGAGCTTTGAGTGTTTAAAGTTAAAATAG
- the folE gene encoding GTP cyclohydrolase I FolE, which produces MQENNNQARFESSVKNMLEIIGEDVNREGLIKTPERVFKAFKFLTQGYEQDPKTVLNDALFESSNNEMVMMRDIEFYSLCEHHLLPIIGRVHVAYIPNGRVVGLSKIPRMVNIFARRLQIQEQMTEQIASAIQDVIKPKGVGVVIEARHMCVEMRGVEKINSTTTTSALRGCFIKDTDTRKEFFSLINSPKEVRF; this is translated from the coding sequence ATGCAAGAAAACAATAATCAAGCTCGCTTTGAAAGTTCAGTAAAAAACATGCTTGAAATAATCGGAGAAGATGTAAATCGTGAAGGGCTTATAAAGACTCCTGAGAGGGTTTTTAAAGCCTTTAAATTTCTAACTCAAGGATATGAGCAAGATCCAAAAACTGTATTAAACGATGCGCTTTTTGAAAGCTCAAACAATGAAATGGTCATGATGAGAGATATTGAGTTTTATAGCCTTTGCGAGCATCATTTATTGCCTATTATCGGGCGAGTTCATGTCGCATATATCCCAAACGGCAGGGTTGTGGGACTTAGTAAAATTCCGCGCATGGTAAATATTTTTGCTAGAAGACTTCAAATTCAAGAGCAAATGACCGAGCAGATCGCAAGCGCTATTCAAGATGTGATAAAACCTAAAGGAGTAGGAGTAGTCATTGAAGCAAGGCATATGTGTGTTGAGATGAGAGGCGTTGAAAAGATAAACTCAACTACGACAACTTCGGCACTTAGAGGGTGTTTTATAAAAGATACCGATACTCGCAAAGAGTTTTTCTCGCTCATAAATTCTCCTAAAGAGGTAAGATTCTAG
- a CDS encoding TonB-dependent receptor plug domain-containing protein — protein sequence MKKTALIACSVALALHAEVFELGQVEFVSKLAGGSQKSDANVVVVDSEQMQKNQVKRLSEVAYMTPGVYVNKKGPRAEQNFYVRCFDARRVPLFIDGIPVYIPYDGTADFGRFTTFDLSQINISKGSSSVLYGANTMGGAINLVSKKPTKELEGSLGYGFETGKSSKTYGNNFDFNIGSRQELFYVQAGGSFMEDNGQQLSNDRII from the coding sequence ATGAAAAAAACAGCTTTGATTGCTTGTAGTGTCGCCTTGGCACTTCATGCTGAAGTTTTTGAGCTTGGTCAGGTAGAATTTGTATCTAAGCTTGCTGGCGGTAGCCAAAAAAGTGATGCCAACGTAGTTGTGGTAGATAGTGAGCAGATGCAAAAAAATCAAGTTAAGAGACTATCTGAAGTAGCTTATATGACGCCTGGTGTTTATGTAAACAAAAAGGGACCAAGAGCAGAGCAGAATTTTTATGTTCGCTGCTTTGACGCTCGTAGAGTTCCACTTTTTATAGATGGAATTCCTGTTTATATACCTTATGATGGGACTGCTGACTTTGGACGCTTTACCACTTTTGATTTAAGTCAGATAAATATATCAAAAGGCTCAAGTAGCGTACTTTATGGTGCAAATACTATGGGCGGAGCGATAAATTTAGTATCTAAAAAACCGACCAAAGAGCTTGAGGGTAGCCTGGGATATGGATTTGAGACCGGAAAAAGTAGTAAAACTTACGGAAATAACTTTGACTTTAATATAGGCTCAAGGCAAGAGTTGTTTTATGTCCAGGCAGGCGGAAGCTTCATGGAGGATAATGGTCAACAGCTTTCAAATGATAGAATAATATAA